One window of the Leptolyngbya iicbica LK genome contains the following:
- the ispF gene encoding 2-C-methyl-D-erythritol 2,4-cyclodiphosphate synthase, with product MNIRIGNGYDIHRLVEGRPLILGGVTIPHVMGLLGHSDADVLTHAITDALLGALSLGDIGTYFPPSDPQWAGADSLKLLDQVYQMVRDRGWAIVNVDSVVVAERPKLKPHIAAMRSALAAALNLAPDQVGVKATTNEKLGPTGREEGIAAYAVVLIARAST from the coding sequence ATGAATATACGGATCGGCAACGGCTACGACATCCATCGGTTAGTAGAAGGGCGGCCCTTGATTTTAGGGGGAGTAACCATTCCCCACGTCATGGGCCTGCTCGGTCACAGTGATGCCGATGTGCTGACCCACGCCATTACCGATGCGTTGCTAGGCGCTTTAAGCCTGGGCGATATTGGCACCTACTTTCCCCCCAGTGACCCCCAGTGGGCGGGTGCCGATAGTCTGAAATTGCTCGACCAGGTCTACCAAATGGTGCGCGATCGCGGTTGGGCGATCGTCAATGTCGATAGCGTCGTCGTTGCCGAACGTCCCAAGCTCAAGCCCCATATCGCTGCCATGCGCAGTGCCCTAGCCGCAGCGTTAAATCTTGCCCCCGACCAAGTCGGCGTCAAAGCCACCACGAATGAAAAGCTCGGCCCCACAGGTCGTGAAGAAGGCATTGCCGCTTATGCTGTCGTGCTGATTGCTAGGGCTTCGACCTGA
- the trmD gene encoding tRNA (guanosine(37)-N1)-methyltransferase TrmD, with the protein MNSESPLRFDVVTLFPDFFASPLQSGLLGKALERGIASVNLVNPRDFTTDKHRKVDDEPYGGGVGMLMKPEPIFAAVESLPTYPRREVILLTPQGETMAQPLFRQLNAELDQIVLICGHYEGVDERVLHLVDREVSLGDFVLTCGEIPALTLINGVVRLRPGTVGKTDSLKFESFEADLLDYPQYTRPAEFRGWTVPDVLRSGNHAAIAAWRHQQQVNRTRQRRPDLYATWQAQQSSTESP; encoded by the coding sequence ATGAATTCGGAATCTCCGCTCAGGTTTGATGTCGTCACCTTATTTCCTGACTTCTTTGCGTCGCCGTTGCAGTCTGGCCTGTTGGGCAAAGCGCTAGAGCGGGGCATCGCCAGCGTCAACTTGGTGAACCCTCGCGATTTCACCACTGACAAGCATCGCAAAGTGGACGATGAACCCTATGGCGGGGGCGTCGGCATGTTGATGAAGCCGGAACCGATTTTCGCCGCCGTCGAGTCCCTGCCCACCTATCCTCGGCGAGAAGTCATCTTGCTGACGCCCCAGGGCGAAACGATGGCCCAGCCCTTATTCCGGCAGCTCAATGCTGAGCTCGACCAAATTGTGCTGATTTGCGGCCATTACGAAGGGGTCGATGAGCGGGTATTGCATCTGGTCGATCGCGAGGTTTCCCTCGGCGATTTTGTCCTCACCTGTGGCGAAATCCCGGCGTTGACCCTGATTAACGGCGTAGTGCGGCTGCGACCGGGCACCGTCGGCAAAACCGATTCGCTCAAATTCGAAAGCTTTGAAGCGGACCTGCTGGATTATCCTCAATACACTCGTCCGGCCGAGTTTCGGGGGTGGACCGTACCCGACGTTTTGCGATCGGGCAATCACGCCGCGATCGCCGCCTGGCGGCACCAGCAGCAAGTGAATCGGACACGGCAGCGTCGCCCCGATTTATACGCCACCTGGCAAGCCCAGCAGTCCTCAACCGAGTCCCCCTAG
- a CDS encoding TetR/AcrR family transcriptional regulator, which produces MANLKRTREDILEAVIDTVHRQGLTATGLSELFRLSGASSGSFYNYFESKQALGHALIDFEWEKLEKNVLEPAVTRHESPIDQVFWILDTLEAKQTREPFCGGCLLGNLIVDLVEQDDSFREHLQTVFARWEGAIAQRLHAGRDQLLPATDPDLLAAQIMTVIEGAMLMGKLHRDTQRLHASFDVARQLLTLALKPA; this is translated from the coding sequence ATGGCTAATCTGAAGCGCACCCGTGAGGATATTCTCGAAGCGGTCATCGACACGGTTCACCGCCAGGGGTTAACCGCTACGGGGCTGAGCGAACTGTTTCGGTTGAGCGGCGCTTCGTCGGGCAGTTTTTACAACTATTTTGAATCGAAGCAGGCGTTGGGGCATGCGCTGATCGATTTTGAATGGGAGAAGCTGGAGAAAAACGTGCTGGAACCCGCTGTGACCCGGCATGAATCGCCCATTGATCAGGTGTTTTGGATTCTCGATACGCTGGAAGCGAAGCAAACCCGTGAGCCGTTTTGTGGCGGCTGTCTGCTCGGCAACCTGATTGTGGATCTGGTGGAGCAGGACGATAGCTTTCGCGAGCACTTGCAAACAGTGTTTGCGCGGTGGGAGGGGGCGATCGCTCAACGACTCCATGCCGGACGTGACCAGCTCTTACCTGCCACCGACCCCGATTTGCTGGCGGCGCAAATTATGACGGTAATTGAGGGGGCAATGCTGATGGGTAAGCTGCACCGCGACACCCAGCGCCTTCACGCCAGTTTTGATGTGGCGCGGCAGTTGCTCACCCTGGCGCTCAAACCTGCGTAG
- a CDS encoding OsmC family protein, producing MSDTAKVSIAPIPKDGLQELGEKNRANPADKTLKVKTVCERKFRSLNYARDLEPFVVDEPPGLLGDNTAPNPSEIVLGAFGSCLAVGLQANAAARGITLTKLEISLEGDINITSTWGTGELAKPQIGFTDVRVKVDIDGDASKEELAEMVAHANKWSPVSATLSNPMPVSVEMA from the coding sequence ATGTCTGATACCGCCAAGGTGTCCATCGCGCCCATTCCCAAAGATGGCCTGCAAGAGCTCGGCGAAAAGAACCGCGCCAACCCCGCCGACAAGACCCTCAAGGTCAAGACCGTTTGTGAGCGCAAGTTCCGCAGCTTGAACTACGCTCGCGATTTAGAGCCCTTTGTGGTGGATGAGCCCCCCGGTCTCTTGGGCGACAATACAGCTCCCAATCCCTCGGAGATTGTGTTGGGTGCGTTCGGTTCCTGTTTGGCGGTGGGGCTGCAGGCCAATGCTGCCGCTCGCGGTATTACCCTCACCAAGCTTGAAATTTCTCTCGAAGGTGACATCAATATCACCAGCACCTGGGGCACGGGCGAGTTGGCGAAGCCGCAAATTGGCTTTACCGATGTCCGGGTCAAGGTTGACATTGACGGTGACGCCTCGAAAGAAGAGTTGGCCGAAATGGTGGCCCATGCCAACAAGTGGTCGCCTGTGTCCGCCACTTTGAGCAATCCGATGCCCGTCAGCGTGGAAATGGCGTAA
- a CDS encoding acyl-CoA dehydrogenase family protein, translating to MQTIQQASQTHAAMDYHAATEAVSAVVKQQLTPKVADIDLKGEYPREILHQLGDVNAYAHAVAPELGGTGLGLKAAIQSIEEISKECISTGFMAWCQVACTWYLQNTDNQALAQELLPDIATGKQLAGTGLSNPMKHFVDIEKIALTAEPVKGGFRVNGMLPWVSNLGPGHWFGVAAKIADSDDYMMAVVSDDMEGMTLRCNAHFIALEGTGTYSCVFRDVFVPDARVLAAPCDDYVLRIRPGFILTQVGMGLGLVDSCVELMKRTNKRLGHVNRFLDDQAEDIEADLQMARDRTYALADRLDATDGIIDDQLLREVIQARIAGSELSLRAAQATMLHAGARAYVHGSAPERKLREAYFIAIVTPALKHLKKMLFAMPEEALTSVVS from the coding sequence ATGCAGACGATTCAACAAGCTTCTCAGACTCACGCCGCCATGGACTATCACGCCGCGACTGAGGCCGTGTCAGCGGTGGTTAAGCAACAGCTCACGCCCAAGGTGGCTGATATCGACCTCAAAGGGGAATATCCTCGCGAGATTTTGCATCAGTTGGGCGACGTAAACGCTTACGCCCACGCAGTGGCTCCAGAATTGGGCGGCACGGGCCTGGGTTTGAAAGCGGCGATTCAAAGCATTGAAGAGATTTCTAAAGAGTGCATCTCCACCGGGTTTATGGCTTGGTGTCAGGTGGCCTGTACCTGGTATTTGCAAAACACGGACAATCAGGCGTTGGCCCAGGAATTGCTGCCAGATATCGCTACGGGTAAGCAGCTGGCGGGCACTGGCCTCTCGAACCCGATGAAGCATTTCGTGGATATTGAAAAAATTGCCCTGACGGCAGAACCCGTGAAAGGGGGCTTCCGCGTGAATGGCATGTTGCCCTGGGTCTCGAATTTGGGGCCTGGTCACTGGTTTGGAGTGGCGGCCAAAATCGCCGACAGCGATGATTACATGATGGCTGTGGTGTCGGATGACATGGAAGGCATGACGTTGCGTTGCAATGCTCACTTCATCGCGCTGGAAGGGACTGGCACCTATAGCTGTGTGTTCCGCGATGTGTTTGTGCCCGATGCTCGCGTGTTGGCGGCCCCCTGTGATGACTATGTGCTGCGGATTCGGCCCGGTTTTATCCTGACGCAAGTGGGGATGGGGCTCGGTTTGGTAGATAGCTGCGTGGAGCTGATGAAACGCACCAATAAGCGGCTGGGCCATGTGAATCGCTTTTTGGATGACCAGGCCGAAGACATTGAAGCGGACTTGCAGATGGCACGCGATCGCACTTACGCTCTGGCCGATCGCCTCGACGCCACTGACGGCATTATTGACGACCAACTCTTGCGTGAAGTAATACAGGCTCGCATTGCGGGATCGGAGTTGTCGTTGCGGGCGGCTCAGGCCACTATGCTGCACGCCGGAGCGCGGGCTTACGTTCACGGCAGCGCGCCGGAGCGGAAGTTGCGAGAAGCTTATTTCATCGCCATTGTGACGCCCGCTTTGAAACATTTGAAAAAAATGCTGTTTGCGATGCCAGAAGAAGCACTCACGTCTGTTGTTTCTTAG
- a CDS encoding ABC transporter substrate-binding protein: protein MINSVSTPSQRWNALTCDQGNLGDLAIRCLICGSIHATEDHWKFMADMPHDPANLINDLVKMRLYQPEAIAVADAISQAELRKALFVQMAGKGSPKREKLVLDLIKVAGGLDEAFAAAFGPKAGQFFTDAQRMSQFTRRKFLKNIAVGAALVSLANCAQQPTEEAVPEGETPPPPPTTGELEKNDLKIAFLPITCATPIIMSDPLGFYDKHGLNVELMKYASWSVVRDAAIAGELDAYHMLAPMPIAMSLGLGSTAFSVKLASIENNNGQGIAVAKKHLGKVNGPADFKGMTIGIPYDYSNHNLILRYYLASGGLDPDQDVKLLILPPPDAIAQMSTGQIDAFILPDNFTQRVVFNDIGFIHLLTKDLWPGHPCCAFVAAQDWIDENPNTFRALNKAIIDGATYANEPANRKEIAAAIAPREYLNQPVEVLEAVMTGNFDDGQGNTLEVPDRIYFDPYPWKSFASWISTQLVRWGYMPTEDANYDEIGEQIFLTDLARELAEELGAEAPQELTRVENLKFGDFDPAQPEEYLKEQIDQYGV from the coding sequence ATGATTAACTCTGTATCGACTCCCAGCCAACGGTGGAATGCCCTGACCTGTGACCAGGGCAACCTCGGCGATCTAGCCATCCGGTGTTTGATTTGTGGCAGCATCCACGCCACCGAAGACCACTGGAAATTTATGGCCGATATGCCCCATGATCCGGCTAATTTGATCAACGATTTGGTCAAAATGCGGTTGTATCAGCCGGAAGCGATCGCCGTCGCCGATGCCATCAGCCAGGCTGAGTTGCGCAAGGCCCTGTTTGTGCAGATGGCGGGCAAAGGCAGCCCCAAGCGCGAGAAGCTGGTGCTCGACTTGATTAAAGTGGCTGGGGGATTGGACGAAGCCTTTGCGGCGGCCTTTGGCCCCAAGGCTGGACAGTTCTTTACCGACGCTCAGCGGATGAGTCAGTTCACCCGCCGCAAGTTTTTGAAGAATATCGCCGTCGGGGCTGCCCTTGTTTCCCTCGCGAATTGTGCCCAACAGCCTACGGAAGAAGCGGTGCCTGAAGGCGAAACGCCGCCCCCGCCCCCCACCACGGGTGAGTTGGAAAAGAATGATCTGAAGATTGCCTTTTTGCCCATCACCTGTGCCACGCCCATCATCATGTCGGATCCATTGGGCTTTTATGACAAGCATGGGCTGAATGTGGAGCTGATGAAGTATGCCAGCTGGTCGGTGGTGCGGGATGCCGCGATCGCGGGCGAGTTGGACGCTTATCACATGCTGGCTCCCATGCCCATTGCCATGTCCCTCGGGCTTGGCTCGACGGCCTTTTCCGTCAAGTTGGCCAGCATTGAGAACAATAACGGCCAGGGCATTGCGGTCGCCAAAAAGCATTTGGGCAAGGTGAATGGCCCCGCTGACTTTAAGGGCATGACCATCGGCATTCCCTACGACTATTCCAACCACAACCTGATTTTGCGGTACTACCTCGCCTCGGGCGGGCTGGACCCTGACCAGGACGTGAAGCTGCTGATTTTGCCGCCACCCGATGCGATCGCTCAAATGTCCACGGGGCAAATTGACGCCTTCATCCTGCCGGATAACTTTACCCAGCGGGTCGTGTTTAACGACATCGGCTTCATCCACCTGCTGACGAAGGATTTGTGGCCCGGCCATCCCTGCTGTGCCTTTGTGGCTGCTCAAGATTGGATTGATGAGAATCCCAACACTTTCCGCGCGTTGAACAAGGCCATTATTGACGGGGCGACCTACGCTAATGAACCCGCCAACCGCAAGGAGATTGCCGCCGCGATCGCCCCTCGGGAATATCTCAACCAACCAGTAGAAGTGCTGGAAGCGGTGATGACGGGCAATTTTGATGATGGTCAGGGCAACACGCTGGAAGTGCCCGATCGCATCTATTTCGATCCCTATCCCTGGAAGAGCTTTGCCAGCTGGATTTCGACTCAGTTGGTGCGCTGGGGCTACATGCCGACCGAAGACGCCAACTACGACGAAATTGGCGAGCAAATCTTCCTCACTGACCTGGCCCGAGAACTGGCCGAGGAACTCGGAGCCGAGGCCCCGCAGGAACTCACCCGAGTCGAAAACCTCAAATTTGGGGACTTTGACCCCGCCCAGCCCGAGGAGTATCTGAAAGAGCAGATTGACCAATACGGCGTTTAG
- a CDS encoding MSMEG_0567/Sll0786 family nitrogen starvation N-acetyltransferase produces the protein MSSKRYTFELARSPQDVRAYYRLRQAIFCEEQGLFDDHDEDNIDAIAYPIIAVENDVIAGKKIVGVVRIYEEKSRHWYGGRLGVHPDYRRVGRIGKGLIYKAVTTANTWGCDRFLATVQLQNVRFFRRQHWESIQEISVCDRPHHLMEADLDFYPPGNELRPVLSSGALKVS, from the coding sequence ATGTCGAGCAAACGTTACACCTTTGAACTGGCGCGATCGCCCCAGGACGTTCGTGCTTACTATCGATTGCGACAGGCCATCTTTTGCGAAGAGCAAGGCTTATTTGACGACCATGACGAAGACAATATTGACGCGATCGCTTACCCCATCATCGCGGTGGAAAATGACGTGATTGCGGGGAAAAAGATTGTGGGCGTCGTGCGTATTTATGAAGAAAAGTCGCGTCATTGGTATGGTGGGCGGCTGGGCGTACATCCTGACTATCGGCGGGTGGGCCGCATCGGTAAAGGCCTAATCTACAAAGCGGTAACGACGGCAAATACCTGGGGGTGCGATCGCTTCCTGGCGACGGTGCAATTGCAAAATGTCCGCTTCTTCCGTCGTCAGCACTGGGAATCGATTCAGGAAATTTCCGTGTGCGATCGCCCCCATCACCTGATGGAAGCCGACCTCGACTTTTATCCACCGGGGAACGAACTGCGTCCCGTGCTCTCCTCCGGAGCCCTCAAGGTGTCGTAA